A single Brevundimonas sp. M20 DNA region contains:
- a CDS encoding DUF2271 domain-containing protein — protein sequence MRKLPIALTAAAAAAVATPALAADLNVTVQIPTLSVAAYHRPYVAVWIERPDNTAVRTLAVWYEVSNVREGKDWLKDMRTWWRRGGQSLNLPADGVSSATKAPGTHTVRIPAARLRDLPAGDYVIVVEAARELGGREAVRVPFRWGAPNTGRAAGTRELGAVTVAVTR from the coding sequence ATGCGTAAGTTGCCTATCGCCCTGACCGCCGCCGCAGCCGCCGCCGTCGCGACCCCGGCCCTTGCCGCCGATCTGAACGTCACCGTCCAGATCCCGACCCTCAGCGTCGCCGCCTATCACCGTCCCTATGTCGCGGTTTGGATCGAGCGCCCGGACAACACCGCCGTACGCACCCTCGCCGTCTGGTACGAGGTCTCCAACGTCCGCGAGGGCAAGGACTGGCTGAAGGACATGCGCACCTGGTGGCGTCGGGGCGGCCAATCGCTGAACCTGCCCGCCGACGGCGTCTCCAGCGCCACCAAGGCGCCCGGCACGCACACTGTCCGCATCCCCGCCGCCCGCCTGCGCGACCTGCCGGCCGGCGACTATGTGATCGTTGTCGAGGCCGCCCGCGAGCTCGGCGGGCGTGAAGCTGTCCGCGTCCCCTTCCGCTGGGGCGCTCCCAACACCGGCCGCGCGGCCGGGACCCGTGAACTCGGCGCCGTCACCGTCGCCGTCACCCGCTAA
- a CDS encoding TonB-dependent receptor — protein sequence MLQVPPPPPTDLPEIVVTGARLPPAAGEAAFAVIRLDERDLRVEQRLDEALSSVPAVSLFRRTSSLAANPTTQGISLRAIAPSGAGRTLVTLDGVPVNDPFGGWVIWSQLPTESLSALDIVRGAGAGPYGAGALTGVIQLRERDTGWTVDASIAERGGARLSASGATDLGPARVVASGLYETSDGYVPVRGAAAGAADTPLDLEVQAASVRADLPVGPATVSLRASAFEEDRGSGLAGARSTASGNALSATAAVQPDADRPGWRLQVWRRESDLANTSVAVAADRATTTPANNQFETPAVGWGVNAALRRVLVSGIGRFEWELGADARFADGETREMFRYMGGQFTRDRIAGGETSVVGAYAEGSWTTGPWLFAGGLRADRWENTDGHRFERDRQTLAVTLDETDPDRSGEVVSARLGVRRDIGNGQALRLAAYTGFRPATLNELHRPFRVGNDLTEANAALEPETVTGAEAGWSWTGGRASLTATAFWTRLDDAIVNVTIGAGPATFPRAGFVPAGGVLRQRQNAGTIEAVGIELDGRFELTEALTLRAALSLTDAEVDGGTAAPQLTGLRPAQAPRFSAVAGLDWRATDRLTLAADARWESDRFEDDLNSRVLEAGGTLDLRADWSLNDTTTLWVSAANLFDAEVEVSETGTGVAGYAPPRTLGVGVRLSR from the coding sequence ATGTTGCAAGTGCCCCCGCCTCCCCCGACCGACCTGCCCGAAATCGTCGTCACCGGTGCGCGCCTGCCCCCGGCGGCGGGCGAGGCGGCCTTCGCCGTCATCAGGCTCGATGAACGCGACCTGCGCGTCGAGCAGCGGCTGGACGAGGCGCTGTCCTCCGTCCCCGCCGTCTCCCTGTTCCGTCGCACCTCCAGCCTCGCGGCCAATCCGACGACACAGGGGATCAGCCTGCGGGCCATCGCCCCCTCGGGCGCGGGCCGGACGCTGGTGACGCTGGACGGCGTGCCGGTGAACGATCCTTTCGGCGGATGGGTGATCTGGTCCCAGCTTCCGACGGAAAGCCTGTCCGCCCTCGACATCGTGCGCGGCGCCGGCGCCGGTCCTTACGGCGCGGGCGCCCTGACAGGCGTGATCCAGCTGCGTGAGCGGGACACGGGCTGGACCGTCGACGCCTCAATCGCCGAACGCGGCGGCGCCCGCCTGTCGGCCTCCGGCGCAACCGATCTCGGCCCGGCGCGCGTCGTCGCCTCGGGTCTGTACGAGACCAGCGACGGCTATGTCCCTGTACGGGGCGCGGCCGCCGGCGCCGCCGACACCCCGCTAGATCTGGAGGTTCAGGCCGCTTCCGTCCGCGCCGACCTGCCCGTCGGTCCCGCCACGGTGTCACTGCGCGCCTCCGCCTTCGAGGAGGATCGCGGCTCGGGTCTCGCGGGGGCGCGTTCGACCGCCTCGGGCAACGCCCTGTCGGCCACCGCCGCCGTCCAGCCCGACGCCGACCGACCCGGCTGGCGGCTACAGGTCTGGCGGCGCGAAAGCGATCTGGCCAACACCTCCGTCGCCGTCGCCGCCGACCGCGCCACGACAACACCGGCCAACAACCAGTTCGAGACGCCCGCCGTCGGCTGGGGCGTCAACGCCGCCCTGCGCCGGGTTCTCGTCAGCGGCATCGGTCGCTTCGAATGGGAACTGGGCGCCGACGCCCGTTTCGCCGACGGCGAGACTCGCGAGATGTTCCGCTACATGGGCGGCCAGTTCACCCGCGACCGCATCGCGGGCGGTGAAACCTCCGTCGTCGGCGCCTATGCCGAGGGCTCGTGGACGACCGGCCCCTGGCTGTTCGCGGGCGGCTTGCGCGCCGATCGCTGGGAGAACACCGACGGCCATCGCTTCGAGCGCGACCGCCAGACCCTCGCCGTCACGCTTGATGAGACCGATCCCGACCGATCCGGCGAAGTCGTCAGCGCCCGCCTCGGCGTCCGCCGCGACATTGGCAACGGACAGGCACTTCGCCTCGCCGCGTACACCGGCTTCCGCCCCGCTACCCTGAATGAGCTCCACCGCCCGTTCCGCGTCGGCAACGACCTGACCGAAGCCAACGCCGCGCTCGAACCCGAGACCGTCACCGGCGCCGAAGCGGGCTGGAGCTGGACCGGCGGTCGCGCGTCCCTGACCGCCACCGCCTTCTGGACCCGGCTGGACGACGCCATAGTCAACGTCACCATCGGCGCTGGCCCTGCCACCTTCCCCCGCGCAGGCTTCGTCCCGGCGGGCGGCGTCCTGCGCCAGCGCCAGAATGCCGGAACCATCGAGGCCGTCGGCATTGAACTGGATGGCCGGTTCGAACTGACCGAAGCCCTCACCCTGCGCGCCGCCCTGTCGCTGACCGACGCCGAAGTGGACGGCGGAACCGCCGCGCCCCAACTGACCGGCCTGCGTCCCGCGCAGGCCCCGCGCTTCAGCGCCGTCGCGGGTCTCGACTGGCGGGCCACCGACCGCCTCACCCTCGCCGCCGACGCCCGCTGGGAGAGCGACCGTTTCGAGGACGACCTGAACAGCCGCGTGCTGGAGGCGGGCGGAACCCTCGATCTGCGCGCCGACTGGAGCCTGAACGACACGACCACCCTCTGGGTCAGCGCCGCCAACCTGTTCGATGCGGAAGTCGAGGTGTCCGAAACCGGAACCGGCGTCGCCGGCTACGCCCCGCCCCGGACCCTGGGCGTGGGCGTCAGACTGTCGCGCTGA
- a CDS encoding retropepsin-like aspartic protease, with product MNRRSLLIRAAGLLAVAGGAWWAKDHLLWPKPELVFEADGATIWMPYGRPAPTPTVAVKIEGREVLALIDSGAQYSVIDRAFFAGLPNEGRRSFDMPLLAYGVGGGTQVGRGASVDLELPGLSIRKLRAAILDLGPLAAETGLRTPLIIGQDVLGEAVLALDPARRYARLVRRDAFVRPPDLIEAAVHRQGTALAADLTVEGATVRAIIDTGASSLLGLSRDAATTAGLLDGRPERSGVSLVLGGSMQSTIVEARTVTFADHLYERVDVGVFDQPPLPNFPGGLVGMEAFRDRRAALDLGKGTLHIERPLDLTIGM from the coding sequence ATGAACCGTCGTAGCCTTCTGATCCGCGCCGCCGGGCTGCTCGCCGTCGCGGGCGGCGCGTGGTGGGCGAAGGATCATCTGTTGTGGCCAAAGCCGGAGCTGGTGTTCGAGGCCGACGGGGCCACGATCTGGATGCCCTATGGCCGACCGGCCCCGACGCCTACCGTCGCGGTGAAGATCGAGGGGCGCGAGGTGCTGGCCCTGATCGACAGCGGCGCCCAGTATTCGGTCATCGACAGGGCGTTCTTCGCCGGACTGCCGAACGAGGGGCGGCGATCGTTCGACATGCCGCTGCTGGCTTACGGCGTGGGCGGCGGCACGCAGGTGGGGCGGGGCGCATCGGTGGATCTGGAGTTGCCGGGGCTGTCGATCCGCAAGCTACGGGCGGCGATCCTGGATCTCGGGCCGCTGGCCGCCGAGACCGGGCTGCGGACGCCTCTGATCATCGGGCAGGATGTGCTGGGCGAGGCCGTGCTGGCGCTGGACCCCGCGCGGCGATACGCGCGGCTGGTGAGACGTGACGCCTTCGTGCGACCGCCGGACCTGATCGAGGCGGCCGTGCACCGGCAGGGCACGGCGCTGGCCGCCGATCTGACGGTGGAAGGCGCGACGGTGCGCGCCATCATCGACACGGGCGCTTCATCCCTGCTGGGGCTGAGCCGGGACGCCGCGACGACGGCAGGACTGCTGGACGGTCGTCCCGAGCGGTCCGGCGTCAGTCTGGTGCTGGGCGGCTCGATGCAATCAACGATCGTCGAGGCGCGGACGGTGACCTTCGCCGACCATCTCTATGAGCGGGTGGACGTCGGCGTGTTCGATCAGCCGCCCCTGCCGAACTTCCCCGGCGGACTGGTCGGGATGGAGGCGTTCCGGGACCGCCGGGCGGCGCTGGACCTCGGCAAGGGTACGCTGCACATCGAGCGCCCGCTGGACCTGACCATCGGGATGTAG
- a CDS encoding FAD:protein FMN transferase, which yields MLIPTHGRAPARPPSALIWDFAGQTMGTDWSVRLVPPHGAERAAFQSAIDGELARLIALFSHWDSRSELARFNAAPEGFWAVSEPFWQVLTRSLDLADDTDGAVDPTLGALVDVWGFGPPGPRPADASPLPSDDEIAAAAAVSGWNRLRLNRDRRAVQQIGGLKLDLSGIAKGHAVDRLSEVLSDMGAGHHLVEIGGELRGRGVKPDGHPWWVELQQPPGAPAPRTVVALFDLAVATSGDWVRGYAVEGRRYSHTLNGRTGRPIENGVAGVTVLTDTAMYADAMATALTVMGPTEGPAFATDMKIAAAFVVRGADGALTETVTPAFRAMLEEGA from the coding sequence GTGCTGATCCCGACCCACGGTCGCGCCCCGGCCCGTCCGCCGTCGGCCCTGATCTGGGATTTCGCAGGGCAGACCATGGGCACCGACTGGTCCGTCCGTCTGGTCCCGCCGCACGGCGCCGAGCGCGCCGCCTTCCAGTCCGCCATCGACGGGGAACTGGCCCGACTCATCGCCCTGTTCAGCCATTGGGACAGTCGCTCCGAACTGGCGCGCTTCAACGCCGCGCCTGAAGGTTTCTGGGCGGTGTCCGAACCCTTCTGGCAGGTGCTGACCCGCTCGCTCGATCTGGCGGACGACACCGACGGCGCGGTCGACCCGACCCTCGGCGCCCTGGTCGATGTCTGGGGCTTCGGCCCGCCCGGTCCGCGTCCCGCCGACGCCTCCCCTCTTCCCTCCGACGATGAGATCGCCGCCGCTGCCGCCGTCTCCGGCTGGAACCGCCTGCGCCTCAATCGCGACCGTCGCGCGGTCCAGCAGATCGGCGGGCTGAAGCTCGACCTGTCCGGCATCGCCAAGGGCCACGCCGTCGACCGCCTGTCCGAAGTGCTCTCCGATATGGGCGCCGGGCATCATCTGGTCGAGATCGGCGGCGAACTGCGCGGTCGCGGGGTGAAGCCGGACGGCCACCCCTGGTGGGTCGAGCTGCAACAGCCGCCGGGAGCCCCCGCGCCTCGCACCGTCGTCGCCCTGTTCGACCTCGCCGTCGCCACCTCCGGCGACTGGGTCCGCGGCTACGCCGTCGAAGGCCGCCGCTACAGCCACACGCTCAACGGCCGCACCGGTCGCCCGATCGAAAACGGCGTCGCGGGGGTCACCGTACTGACCGACACCGCGATGTATGCGGACGCCATGGCCACGGCCCTGACCGTCATGGGCCCGACAGAAGGCCCGGCCTTCGCCACCGACATGAAGATCGCCGCCGCCTTCGTCGTGCGCGGCGCCGACGGCGCGCTCACTGAAACCGTCACTCCGGCCTTCCGGGCCATGTTGGAAGAGGGCGCGTGA
- a CDS encoding DUF4198 domain-containing protein: protein MKKSLALIAALAALALPLSAQAHRAWLAPTSTSLSGAEAWVGFDAGMSNGVFIPDHAAMNLSGLTITAPDGSTVQAENMGRARYRSTFDLHLTQQGTYRVANVMGGVIVSYKQGGEQKRWRGTEAEMAANIPADATDVVATRNNSRIETFVTLGATSTGALAPTNEGIELIPVTHPNALAAGEAATFKFIRDGQPVANQEVTIARGGTRYRDNPEEMTVTTGADGSFTVTWPEAGMYWINTSVRTAAQGGQMAANAQYNGALEVLP from the coding sequence ATGAAGAAGTCCCTCGCTCTCATCGCGGCGCTCGCCGCCCTCGCCCTGCCGCTCTCGGCCCAGGCTCACCGCGCCTGGCTGGCCCCGACCTCGACCTCGCTCTCGGGCGCCGAGGCCTGGGTCGGCTTCGACGCCGGCATGTCCAACGGCGTCTTCATTCCCGATCACGCCGCGATGAACCTGTCCGGCCTGACCATCACCGCCCCGGACGGCTCAACCGTTCAGGCCGAAAACATGGGCCGCGCCCGCTACCGTTCCACCTTCGACCTGCACCTGACCCAGCAGGGCACCTATCGTGTCGCCAACGTCATGGGCGGCGTGATCGTCAGCTACAAACAGGGCGGTGAGCAGAAGCGCTGGCGCGGGACCGAGGCTGAAATGGCCGCCAACATTCCGGCGGACGCCACCGACGTCGTCGCCACCCGCAACAACAGCCGCATCGAGACCTTCGTCACCCTCGGCGCCACCTCGACCGGCGCGCTGGCTCCGACCAATGAAGGCATCGAGCTGATCCCGGTGACCCACCCGAACGCCCTCGCCGCCGGTGAGGCCGCCACCTTCAAATTCATCCGTGACGGCCAGCCCGTCGCCAATCAGGAAGTCACCATCGCGCGCGGCGGCACCCGCTACCGCGACAACCCCGAAGAGATGACCGTCACCACCGGCGCCGACGGCTCCTTCACCGTCACCTGGCCCGAGGCCGGCATGTACTGGATCAACACCTCGGTCCGCACCGCGGCCCAAGGCGGGCAGATGGCCGCCAACGCCCAGTACAACGGCGCCCTGGAAGTCCTGCCCTGA
- a CDS encoding PepSY-associated TM helix domain-containing protein, which yields MTEAAATAPKPRKALNATRSFWLKQLHQWHWISAAVSLIGLMLFAVTGITLNHAASIPAEPVTATATATLPAPLLERLSAFPEETTDPVPDAVARWARDAFKVKIDGRPTETTVDEIYVALAEPGGDGWLTIDRATGEASRERTTRGWIAYLNDLHKGRNAGKVWFWFIDIFAAACIIFAVTGFALTWMHAKQRPSTWPLLGLGLLIPVIIALLFIH from the coding sequence GTGACCGAAGCCGCCGCGACAGCTCCCAAGCCCAGGAAAGCCCTGAACGCCACCCGGTCGTTCTGGCTGAAGCAATTGCACCAGTGGCACTGGATTTCGGCGGCCGTCAGCCTGATCGGCCTGATGCTGTTCGCCGTCACCGGCATCACCCTGAACCACGCCGCCTCGATCCCGGCCGAGCCGGTCACCGCGACCGCCACCGCCACCTTGCCCGCGCCCCTGCTGGAGCGCCTGTCCGCCTTTCCGGAAGAGACCACCGATCCGGTCCCCGACGCCGTCGCTCGCTGGGCGCGGGACGCCTTCAAGGTGAAGATCGACGGCCGCCCGACCGAGACCACGGTCGATGAAATCTACGTCGCCCTGGCCGAGCCCGGCGGCGACGGCTGGCTGACGATCGACCGCGCCACCGGCGAAGCCTCGCGCGAGCGCACCACCCGCGGCTGGATCGCCTATCTCAATGACCTCCACAAAGGCCGGAACGCGGGCAAGGTCTGGTTCTGGTTCATCGACATCTTCGCCGCCGCCTGCATCATCTTCGCCGTCACCGGCTTCGCCCTGACCTGGATGCACGCGAAGCAGCGCCCCTCGACCTGGCCTCTGCTGGGTCTCGGCCTGCTGATCCCCGTCATCATCGCCCTTCTGTTCATTCACTGA
- a CDS encoding ATP-binding protein, translated as MARIGDFVSEAEPIGPDTPGAHVFERFEREPDTLAIAVIDTERRPVGLVERNAFTLRMAAEFGRALYARRPASSFMDPSPRVLDADADAETLFETLDAGNLGALLNGFVVVSKGRYVGVSAGVHLLQAGSAIHRNRAQAMSVLARDLARAEQEARTSSRAKSEFLAVMSHEIRTPLNGVLGVAALMERELTQDAMRPYVRTILDSGQSLLRLLTDALDMSRAEAGLMTFETGVVSLDAVARDLKALWEPRAAEKTLTLTVACDLADAPCVDADEVRLKQLLNNLIGNAIKFTPAGEVAVHITARAEGADAHLSVTVDDSGPGIAEDTAATIFDPFNTGRAGREGAGAGLGLAICRQIVERMNGHIGVQRSPRGGARFAFDLRLPLAKAEMAADSTPAEPTPHETLHVLVVDDNATNRFVAGKVLELFGCTHETAENGQEAVDRVQQGRFDLILMDVKMPVMDGVQATRLIRALPGPVSALPILALTANADPRDEADYLAAGMDGVAQKPIQPDVLLDAIRRVLSATPEGQAARAA; from the coding sequence ATGGCCAGAATCGGAGACTTCGTCAGCGAGGCCGAGCCCATAGGGCCGGACACCCCGGGCGCGCACGTCTTCGAACGGTTCGAGCGCGAGCCCGACACCCTCGCCATCGCGGTCATAGACACCGAGCGCCGTCCTGTCGGACTGGTCGAGCGCAACGCCTTCACCCTGCGCATGGCCGCCGAGTTCGGCCGCGCCCTCTATGCCCGCCGCCCGGCCTCCAGCTTCATGGACCCGTCGCCCCGGGTGCTCGACGCCGACGCGGACGCCGAAACCCTGTTCGAGACGCTCGACGCCGGCAACCTCGGCGCCCTGCTCAACGGCTTCGTCGTAGTGTCAAAGGGCCGCTATGTCGGTGTCAGCGCGGGCGTTCACCTGCTGCAGGCCGGCAGCGCCATCCACCGCAATCGCGCCCAGGCCATGAGCGTGCTGGCCCGCGATCTCGCCCGCGCCGAGCAGGAGGCCCGCACCTCCAGCCGCGCCAAGTCCGAGTTCCTCGCGGTCATGAGCCACGAGATCCGCACGCCCCTGAACGGGGTGCTGGGCGTCGCCGCCCTGATGGAGCGCGAACTGACGCAGGACGCCATGCGCCCCTACGTCCGCACCATTCTGGACTCAGGCCAGAGCCTGCTGCGCCTGCTGACCGACGCACTGGATATGTCCCGCGCCGAGGCGGGGTTGATGACCTTCGAAACCGGGGTCGTCTCGCTGGACGCCGTCGCCCGCGACCTGAAGGCCCTGTGGGAGCCCCGCGCGGCGGAGAAGACCCTGACCCTCACGGTCGCCTGTGATCTGGCCGACGCTCCTTGCGTCGATGCCGACGAGGTCCGGCTGAAGCAGTTGCTCAACAACCTCATCGGCAACGCGATCAAGTTCACGCCCGCGGGCGAGGTCGCCGTTCACATAACCGCACGCGCCGAGGGCGCCGACGCCCACCTGTCCGTCACCGTGGACGACAGCGGCCCCGGCATCGCCGAGGACACCGCGGCCACCATCTTCGATCCGTTCAACACCGGCCGCGCCGGTCGCGAGGGCGCGGGCGCCGGCTTGGGCCTCGCCATCTGCCGCCAGATCGTCGAGCGGATGAACGGCCACATCGGCGTCCAGCGCTCGCCTCGCGGCGGCGCCCGCTTCGCCTTCGACCTGCGCCTGCCGCTGGCCAAGGCGGAGATGGCCGCCGACAGCACGCCCGCCGAGCCCACCCCGCACGAGACCCTGCATGTGCTGGTCGTGGACGACAACGCCACCAACCGCTTCGTCGCGGGCAAGGTGCTGGAGCTTTTCGGCTGCACCCACGAGACCGCCGAGAACGGTCAGGAAGCCGTCGACCGTGTCCAGCAGGGCCGGTTCGATCTGATCCTGATGGATGTAAAGATGCCGGTGATGGACGGGGTTCAGGCCACGCGCCTGATCCGGGCCCTGCCCGGCCCGGTCTCCGCCCTGCCCATTCTCGCCCTGACCGCCAACGCCGATCCGCGCGACGAGGCCGACTATCTCGCCGCCGGAATGGACGGCGTGGCCCAGAAGCCGATCCAGCCCGACGTTCTGCTCGACGCCATTCGCCGCGTCCTGTCGGCCACACCGGAGGGTCAAGCGGCGCGGGCCGCATAA
- a CDS encoding LD-carboxypeptidase yields the protein MKIGIVNASSRFSKERGEAIEAWFAANVPDGSIKIVFHPAVFQKHGHFGGDDATRANAFVEFANDPRLDAVWFARGGYGSCRIAEAVLPRLTDVSRGKRYLGYSDAGSLLAGLYKAGFPHVAHGPMASDSVRHDETAWRALNWLKTGASSSWEPSLHEDPRPAVAFNLSILDALVGTYLEPDLTGHVLMLEDVSEPLYRIDRMMFHLTSQPSIRKVAGIRLGRVSEIVQNDPDFGLTAEEITRYWCQRSGIAYLGSADIGHDGANKVVPFGHR from the coding sequence GTGAAAATCGGCATCGTCAACGCCAGTTCGCGCTTCTCGAAGGAGCGGGGCGAGGCCATCGAGGCCTGGTTCGCCGCGAATGTGCCGGACGGGTCGATCAAGATCGTCTTCCACCCGGCGGTGTTTCAGAAGCACGGTCATTTCGGCGGGGATGACGCCACGCGCGCCAACGCCTTTGTCGAGTTCGCCAATGATCCGAGGCTGGATGCGGTGTGGTTCGCGCGCGGCGGCTATGGTTCGTGCCGGATCGCGGAGGCGGTGCTGCCGCGCCTGACCGATGTGTCTCGGGGCAAGCGGTATCTGGGTTACTCCGACGCGGGCAGTTTGCTGGCGGGGCTCTACAAGGCGGGCTTCCCGCATGTGGCGCACGGGCCGATGGCGTCGGACTCGGTGCGCCATGACGAGACGGCCTGGCGAGCGTTGAACTGGCTTAAGACGGGAGCGTCGTCATCGTGGGAGCCGTCGCTGCACGAAGATCCGCGTCCGGCTGTGGCGTTCAACCTGAGCATTCTCGACGCCTTGGTCGGCACCTATCTGGAGCCGGACCTGACCGGTCATGTGCTGATGCTGGAGGACGTGTCCGAGCCGCTGTACCGGATCGACCGCATGATGTTCCACCTGACCAGCCAGCCTTCGATCCGCAAGGTGGCGGGCATCCGGCTGGGGCGGGTGTCGGAGATCGTGCAGAACGACCCCGATTTCGGCCTGACCGCCGAGGAAATCACCCGCTACTGGTGCCAGCGGTCGGGAATTGCTTACCTCGGCAGCGCCGACATCGGGCATGACGGCGCGAACAAGGTGGTGCCGTTCGGACACCGTTAG
- a CDS encoding Mur ligase family protein, whose product MTQDDYFFCGVGGSGMLPLAMIVQARGHRIEGSDRSRDQGRTPEKFAWLEAHGVALHPQDGSGVTRADQIVVATGAVEDTVPDIGAAKAVGATIKTRPQLLSELFNAAPASIGVAGTSGKSTITGMIAWILHQAGREPTVMNGAVMKNFADADHPFASALIGGPDLFVSEVDESDGSIARYDPTVAVVSNISLDHKSMEELRELFGGFTDRADIAVLNLDNPETAALAQALPLEKVWTFSLSDATADLHASSLTPQPTGMSFDLAERGVAMQRAILNVPGAHNVANALAALAAVRALGVPLAEAVTALETFSGIRRRMEVVGIANDVTVIDDFAHNPDKIAATLKTLHAFDGRLLILFQPHGFGPLKLMQSEFIETFVGLMRPDDVLLMPEPVYYGGTTDKSVGSEDIASGVRAAGRNAEALSTRDACGDRIVELARPGDRVIVMGARDDTLSTFAANLLQRL is encoded by the coding sequence ATGACTCAGGACGACTATTTCTTCTGCGGCGTGGGCGGCTCCGGGATGCTGCCGCTGGCGATGATCGTGCAGGCGCGCGGCCATCGCATCGAGGGCTCTGACCGGTCCCGCGATCAGGGCCGCACGCCCGAGAAATTCGCCTGGCTCGAAGCCCACGGCGTCGCCCTGCATCCGCAGGACGGCTCCGGCGTCACCCGCGCGGACCAGATCGTCGTCGCCACCGGCGCGGTCGAGGACACCGTCCCCGACATCGGCGCCGCGAAGGCCGTCGGCGCGACCATCAAGACCCGGCCCCAACTGCTCAGCGAACTGTTCAACGCCGCCCCCGCCTCCATCGGCGTGGCGGGCACCTCGGGCAAGTCGACCATCACGGGCATGATCGCTTGGATCCTGCATCAGGCGGGTCGCGAGCCGACCGTCATGAACGGCGCCGTGATGAAGAATTTCGCCGACGCGGATCACCCTTTCGCCAGCGCCCTGATCGGCGGTCCGGACCTGTTCGTGTCCGAGGTCGATGAAAGCGACGGCTCCATCGCCCGCTATGATCCGACCGTCGCCGTCGTCTCCAACATCTCGCTCGACCACAAGTCGATGGAGGAGTTGCGCGAGCTGTTCGGCGGCTTCACCGACCGCGCCGACATCGCCGTGCTGAACCTCGACAATCCGGAGACCGCGGCTCTCGCCCAGGCCCTTCCGCTTGAGAAGGTCTGGACCTTCTCCCTCAGCGACGCCACCGCCGATCTGCACGCCTCCAGCCTGACGCCGCAACCGACCGGCATGAGTTTCGACCTGGCGGAGCGGGGCGTCGCGATGCAGCGCGCCATTCTCAACGTCCCCGGCGCCCACAATGTCGCCAACGCTCTGGCCGCCCTCGCCGCCGTGCGCGCGCTCGGCGTGCCTCTCGCCGAGGCCGTCACCGCGTTGGAGACCTTCTCCGGCATCCGCCGCCGGATGGAGGTGGTCGGGATCGCGAACGACGTCACCGTCATCGACGACTTCGCCCATAACCCGGACAAGATCGCCGCCACCCTGAAGACGCTTCACGCTTTCGACGGCCGACTGCTGATCCTGTTCCAGCCGCACGGTTTTGGTCCCCTGAAGCTGATGCAGTCCGAATTCATCGAAACCTTCGTCGGCCTGATGCGCCCCGACGACGTGCTGCTGATGCCCGAGCCCGTCTATTACGGCGGCACCACCGACAAGTCCGTCGGGTCGGAGGACATCGCGTCGGGCGTCCGCGCCGCCGGTCGAAACGCCGAGGCCCTCTCCACCCGCGACGCCTGCGGCGACCGTATCGTCGAGCTGGCCCGTCCCGGCGACCGGGTCATCGTCATGGGCGCCCGCGACGACACCCTCTCGACCTTCGCTGCGAACCTGCTCCAGAGACTTTAG